A window of Longispora fulva contains these coding sequences:
- a CDS encoding CHAP domain-containing protein — MNKQIRRAFAALVATTALTSGLLSAVSPAHAATASDVASLARANEGRHYCDTNSLGGSGFQGPQENSCTGFPWCADFAGWVWANAGDHSIDVNTLTQGSWTFYNYGKNHGTLHTDPNYRPQIGDAAVYNATVDANGYASHADHVGLVTKTNTDGSIEITNGNFGTDNTTSTVLTEVISAAQVPVGSYQSGEGKTVSAYVSPSGLAALPPSSSSSPLQVSGDFNGDGRADMAIMYRRGDGSIQPITALGDTAGHIGGFDLGGTTIPAGAWDWNSFQVYPGDFNGDGRTDLGVMYKQADGRISFMHAMADTTGRIGTFNNAVTIAAAAGWDYNAIRLTTGDFNGDKRTDVGLLYHHADGAIDVLTALSASYNGDLTNFTGNTIPASAGWDWNGIKLTSGDINGDGRADMAIMYRRGDGSIQPITALGDTAGHIGGFDLGGTTITAGAWDWNSFQLYPGDFNGDKRTDLGVMYKQTDGRISFMHAMADTTGRIGTFNNAVTIAAAAGWDYNAIRLTTGDFNGDKRTDVGLLYHHADGAIDVLTALSASYNGDLTGFTGNTIPAAAGWDWNGIKLA; from the coding sequence TTGAACAAGCAGATCCGACGTGCCTTCGCGGCTCTCGTCGCCACCACAGCCCTCACCAGCGGCCTGCTCAGCGCCGTCAGCCCGGCGCACGCCGCCACCGCGAGCGACGTGGCCAGCTTGGCCCGCGCCAACGAAGGTCGGCACTACTGCGACACCAACAGCCTCGGCGGCAGCGGCTTCCAGGGCCCCCAGGAAAACAGCTGCACCGGCTTCCCCTGGTGCGCCGACTTCGCCGGCTGGGTCTGGGCCAATGCCGGCGACCACTCCATCGACGTCAACACACTGACCCAAGGGTCCTGGACGTTCTACAACTACGGCAAGAACCACGGCACCCTGCACACCGACCCGAACTACCGGCCACAAATCGGCGACGCCGCCGTCTACAACGCCACCGTCGACGCCAACGGCTACGCCAGCCACGCCGACCACGTCGGCCTCGTCACCAAAACCAACACCGACGGCTCCATCGAGATCACCAACGGCAACTTCGGCACCGACAACACCACCTCCACCGTCCTCACGGAGGTCATCTCAGCCGCCCAGGTCCCCGTCGGCAGCTACCAGAGCGGCGAAGGAAAGACCGTCAGCGCCTACGTCTCCCCCTCGGGGCTCGCCGCACTGCCACCGTCGTCGTCCAGCTCGCCGCTCCAGGTCTCCGGTGACTTCAACGGGGACGGCCGCGCGGACATGGCGATCATGTACCGCCGTGGTGACGGCAGCATCCAGCCCATCACCGCGCTTGGCGACACCGCAGGCCACATCGGCGGCTTCGACCTCGGTGGCACGACGATCCCGGCCGGCGCCTGGGACTGGAACTCCTTCCAGGTGTACCCCGGCGACTTCAACGGCGACGGCCGCACCGACCTGGGCGTGATGTACAAGCAGGCTGACGGGCGTATCTCGTTCATGCACGCCATGGCCGACACCACCGGGCGCATCGGCACCTTCAACAACGCCGTCACCATCGCCGCCGCAGCAGGCTGGGACTACAACGCCATCCGCCTCACCACCGGCGACTTCAACGGCGACAAGCGCACCGACGTGGGCCTCCTGTACCACCACGCCGACGGTGCCATCGACGTCCTGACCGCCCTGTCCGCCAGCTACAACGGCGACCTCACCAACTTCACCGGCAACACCATCCCCGCCAGCGCCGGCTGGGACTGGAACGGCATCAAACTCACCTCCGGTGACATCAACGGTGACGGTCGGGCCGACATGGCGATCATGTACCGCCGTGGTGACGGCAGCATCCAGCCGATCACCGCACTCGGTGACACCGCGGGTCACATCGGCGGCTTCGACCTCGGCGGCACCACCATCACCGCCGGCGCCTGGGACTGGAACTCCTTCCAGCTCTACCCCGGCGATTTCAACGGCGACAAGCGCACCGACCTCGGCGTCATGTACAAGCAGACCGACGGCCGCATCTCCTTCATGCACGCCATGGCCGACACCACCGGGCGGATCGGCACCTTCAACAACGCCGTCACCATCGCCGCCGCAGCAGGCTGGGACTACAACGCCATCCGCCTCACCACCGGCGACTTCAACGGCGACAAGCGCACCGACGTGGGCCTCCTGTACCACCACGCCGACGGTGCCATCGACGTCCTGACCGCCCTGTCCGCCAGCTACAACGGCGACCTCACCGGCTTCACCGGCAACACCATCCCCGCCGCCGCCGGCTGGGACTGGAACGGCATCAAGCTCGCCTGA
- a CDS encoding YybH family protein — protein sequence MASDPRTELDREFWHPFSATFAAGDLAAHMALHTPDVIRVEADHGWLGGLAEYTRRTGEFLAEMSALGTKVDLQFRFSERHITSDLASERGVYRLNLTTNDEQRSVYGSFHTIARKQDGNWRLAVDYSSNEGGTITAEDFEALNG from the coding sequence ATGGCTTCTGATCCCCGCACCGAACTAGACCGCGAGTTCTGGCATCCGTTCAGCGCGACCTTCGCGGCCGGCGATCTGGCAGCCCACATGGCGTTGCACACCCCGGATGTCATCCGGGTCGAGGCGGACCACGGCTGGCTCGGCGGGCTGGCTGAGTACACGCGGCGCACCGGGGAGTTCCTTGCCGAGATGTCGGCCCTGGGCACCAAGGTCGACCTGCAGTTCCGCTTCTCCGAACGCCACATCACGTCCGATCTCGCCTCCGAGCGGGGCGTCTACCGACTGAACCTGACCACGAACGACGAACAGCGCTCCGTCTACGGCAGCTTCCACACGATCGCCCGCAAGCAGGACGGCAATTGGCGACTCGCCGTGGACTACAGCTCGAACGAAGGCGGCACGATCACGGCAGAGGACTTCGAGGCACTGAATGGTTGA
- a CDS encoding MerR family transcriptional regulator yields the protein MEPLFSISEVAKAFGLSVPALRYYEERGLTGPAVRRGRVRYYDHAGLQRLAYAQLWHNDGLMPLADTAAVMDSEHVADRRALITEQRERMLARIARLTRAAAVLEHLLACPDDRPLDCPVTGAYIRARVDAALAGEEFTDDFLPSHAGKRQQQPVRPEAQ from the coding sequence GTGGAGCCGCTGTTCTCGATCAGTGAGGTGGCCAAGGCGTTCGGCCTGTCCGTGCCCGCCCTGCGCTACTACGAGGAGCGCGGCCTGACCGGGCCCGCCGTCCGGCGCGGGCGGGTCCGCTACTACGACCACGCCGGCCTGCAGAGGCTCGCGTACGCCCAACTGTGGCACAACGACGGCCTGATGCCGCTCGCCGACACCGCGGCCGTGATGGACAGCGAACACGTCGCCGATCGGCGCGCACTGATCACCGAGCAGCGGGAGCGGATGCTGGCCCGCATCGCCAGGCTCACCCGGGCCGCCGCTGTCCTGGAACACCTGCTGGCGTGTCCCGACGACCGGCCGCTGGACTGCCCGGTGACCGGCGCCTACATCCGCGCCCGGGTCGACGCCGCCCTCGCCGGCGAGGAGTTCACTGACGACTTCCTACCGAGCCATGCCGGCAAGCGGCAGCAGCAACCCGTGAGGCCCGAAGCTCAGTAG
- a CDS encoding MFS transporter, with translation MPTSSSGVTTPPPASAGHTPKAGALLVVGFVLLSLNTRVAFGQIGPLAPVAHFSSGAVTVLGLLPPLCMGLFAPLAPLVRRRLGEERGLLWASVVLVAGAIVRTIGMPGLYVGTVVVSLAIAIVNVLVPVLVRARFPHRHVGTMMGVYALSMGVGSAIVAAMVAPVAQASGGSWQLAIGLAVVPAVLAAVGIAPQARARRPRPTTGGTDAAAPRRHVARTGLAWSLTAFFGIQTLAFYTALAWLPSVLIASGTSRTAAGVCQAVLILGVAAGGFIAPVLAARRPDQRPHILGTVLVSAVGFTGLLLAPTGPSALWAAVLGIGLGAGQSLPGVLYARRGTDHEHVAALSTMAQTCGFLIAATGPALAAVLHGATGSWTVPLATVIAALLLGGALSMRAGHDPQRGCS, from the coding sequence ATGCCGACCTCTTCCTCCGGCGTCACAACCCCACCGCCGGCATCCGCCGGCCACACCCCCAAGGCGGGTGCGCTGCTTGTCGTCGGCTTCGTGCTGCTGAGCCTGAACACCCGGGTCGCGTTCGGGCAGATCGGGCCGCTCGCCCCGGTCGCCCACTTCAGCTCCGGCGCGGTGACCGTGCTGGGCCTGCTCCCGCCGCTGTGCATGGGCCTGTTCGCCCCGCTCGCCCCGCTGGTGCGGCGCCGGCTCGGCGAGGAGCGCGGCCTGCTGTGGGCCAGCGTCGTCCTGGTCGCCGGCGCGATCGTGCGCACGATCGGCATGCCGGGCCTGTACGTCGGCACCGTCGTCGTCAGCCTCGCCATCGCGATCGTCAACGTGCTCGTGCCCGTCCTCGTCCGGGCCCGCTTCCCCCACCGGCACGTCGGCACCATGATGGGCGTCTACGCGCTGTCGATGGGCGTCGGCTCGGCGATCGTCGCCGCCATGGTCGCGCCCGTCGCCCAGGCGTCCGGCGGATCCTGGCAGCTCGCGATCGGCCTCGCCGTCGTACCCGCCGTGCTCGCCGCCGTGGGCATCGCCCCGCAGGCCCGCGCCCGCCGGCCCCGGCCCACCACCGGGGGAACCGATGCGGCCGCGCCGCGCCGGCACGTGGCCCGCACCGGGCTGGCGTGGAGCCTGACGGCGTTCTTCGGCATCCAGACCCTCGCGTTCTACACGGCCCTCGCCTGGCTGCCGTCCGTCCTCATCGCCTCCGGCACCAGCCGGACCGCCGCCGGAGTCTGCCAGGCGGTCCTCATCCTCGGCGTGGCCGCGGGCGGCTTCATCGCCCCGGTCCTCGCCGCACGCCGGCCCGACCAGCGCCCGCACATTCTGGGTACCGTCCTGGTCAGCGCCGTCGGGTTCACCGGACTGCTGCTCGCCCCGACCGGACCGTCGGCACTGTGGGCCGCCGTTCTCGGCATCGGCCTGGGTGCCGGACAGTCCCTCCCAGGCGTGCTCTACGCCCGCCGGGGCACCGATCACGAGCATGTCGCCGCGCTGTCGACCATGGCCCAGACCTGCGGCTTCCTCATCGCCGCCACCGGCCCCGCACTCGCCGCCGTCCTCCACGGCGCGACGGGATCCTGGACCGTCCCGCTCGCGACGGTCATCGCGGCCCTTCTCCTCGGGGGCGCACTGAGCATGCGAGCAGGCCACGACCCCCAGCGTGGGTGTTCTTGA
- a CDS encoding SDR family oxidoreductase, giving the protein MILVTGATGNVGRRVVDRLVAAGRSVRAVTRSPARATLPAGVEVVAADLAHPDSLRPHMEGVEAAFLVWPFVDPAVTGELAPQVMNVLASAGAPRVVYVSAASAGADPDSFWAVAERAVASAGLPWTVLRPTGIATNALGWAAQIRAEGVVRWPYGAAARSLVHEDDIAAVAVEALVDERHDQQTYVLSGPETVRQDEQVRIIGQSLGRELRWQDVTADAMRPMLAAAMGSPQFADAALAGWAALAQTPEQVTDDVAVVLGRPALSFATWAADHVADFA; this is encoded by the coding sequence ATGATCCTGGTAACTGGTGCGACCGGCAACGTCGGGCGGCGCGTGGTGGACCGGCTGGTGGCGGCCGGCCGGAGCGTGCGCGCGGTCACGCGTTCCCCCGCACGCGCGACTCTGCCGGCCGGTGTTGAGGTGGTCGCCGCTGACCTGGCCCATCCGGACAGTCTCCGGCCACACATGGAGGGCGTGGAGGCGGCGTTCCTCGTCTGGCCGTTCGTCGACCCGGCGGTCACGGGCGAGCTGGCCCCACAGGTGATGAATGTTCTGGCCAGCGCGGGCGCGCCCCGCGTGGTCTACGTGTCGGCCGCGTCAGCCGGAGCCGATCCGGACTCGTTCTGGGCGGTGGCCGAGCGCGCCGTCGCCTCGGCGGGTCTGCCCTGGACGGTGCTACGTCCGACCGGAATCGCCACGAACGCGTTGGGCTGGGCCGCCCAGATCCGTGCCGAGGGGGTGGTGCGCTGGCCGTACGGTGCGGCGGCCCGCTCGTTGGTCCACGAGGACGACATCGCCGCGGTGGCTGTCGAGGCGCTGGTCGACGAGCGGCACGACCAGCAGACCTACGTGCTCAGCGGGCCAGAGACCGTCCGGCAGGATGAGCAGGTGCGCATCATCGGACAGTCGCTGGGCCGCGAGCTGCGATGGCAGGACGTAACCGCCGACGCGATGCGCCCGATGCTGGCCGCGGCGATGGGCAGCCCCCAGTTCGCCGACGCGGCCCTGGCGGGATGGGCGGCACTGGCGCAGACTCCGGAGCAGGTGACTGACGATGTCGCGGTGGTCCTCGGGCGCCCGGCGCTCTCCTTCGCCACCTGGGCCGCCGACCACGTGGCCGACTTCGCCTGA
- a CDS encoding extracellular catalytic domain type 1 short-chain-length polyhydroxyalkanoate depolymerase yields the protein MLALLLCAATVLTSCRPAHGSAGAEHRITVAGVTRTYRVHIPAGGSGAGPVVLALHGALGTGEGLEALTGLDRVADERGLILVYPDGFDRSWADGRGVSPADKAHMDDVAFLAAVLDAVRRDHPAADRSRAFVLGMSNGAMMAHRLGCELSDRITAVAAVAGGIPATVAMGCHPARPPRMLDIQGTADPLVPYTGGEVTVPGTGQQRGELLSASDTATHWARLAGCAGPPTAAALPDRVDDGTTTGTLTWCAGQVELYAVTGGGHTWPGGVQYLPAVVVGPTARDFDASQVIGAFFAR from the coding sequence ATGCTCGCCCTTCTCCTGTGCGCCGCGACGGTGCTCACCAGTTGCCGGCCCGCCCACGGTTCCGCCGGCGCCGAGCACCGGATCACGGTGGCCGGCGTGACCCGCACCTATCGGGTGCACATCCCGGCCGGCGGGTCCGGGGCCGGACCGGTCGTGCTCGCCCTGCACGGCGCGCTCGGCACCGGCGAGGGTCTGGAGGCGCTGACCGGCCTGGACCGCGTGGCCGACGAGCGTGGCCTGATTCTCGTGTACCCGGACGGCTTCGACCGCTCCTGGGCCGACGGCCGGGGAGTTTCCCCGGCGGACAAGGCGCACATGGACGACGTCGCCTTCCTCGCCGCCGTGCTCGACGCGGTGCGGCGCGACCACCCGGCCGCCGACCGGAGCCGGGCATTCGTGCTCGGCATGTCCAACGGCGCGATGATGGCCCACCGGCTGGGCTGCGAGCTGTCCGACCGGATCACGGCCGTCGCGGCGGTCGCCGGTGGCATCCCGGCCACGGTGGCGATGGGATGTCATCCGGCCCGGCCGCCCCGGATGCTCGACATCCAGGGCACCGCCGATCCGCTGGTGCCGTACACCGGGGGCGAGGTCACCGTGCCCGGCACCGGTCAGCAGCGCGGCGAACTGCTGTCGGCGTCCGACACGGCCACGCACTGGGCCCGACTGGCCGGCTGCGCCGGTCCGCCGACGGCCGCCGCACTGCCCGACCGGGTGGACGACGGCACCACCACCGGCACGCTGACCTGGTGCGCGGGCCAGGTGGAGCTGTACGCCGTGACCGGCGGCGGGCACACCTGGCCGGGCGGCGTGCAGTACCTCCCGGCCGTCGTTGTCGGCCCGACGGCCCGGGACTTCGACGCCAGCCAGGTGATCGGAGCGTTTTTCGCGCGGTAG
- a CDS encoding SDR family NAD(P)-dependent oxidoreductase, protein MSEQKIVLVTGANKGIGYEIAAGLGALGWSVGVGARDGQRRDTAVEKLRAAGVDAFGVPLDVTDDASVAAAVEVVTERAGRLDVLVNNAAVTGGMPQHPTTVDLAAVQLAVETNVLGVIRVTNAMLPLLRRSASPRIVNMSSSVGSLTRQTSSAGADVIGPLSAAYSPSKTFLNAVTIQYAKELRDTPILINAGCPGFVATDLNGHRGVRTPEQGAAVAIRLATLPDGGPTGEFFEDAGVVPW, encoded by the coding sequence ATGAGCGAACAGAAGATCGTGCTGGTCACCGGCGCGAACAAGGGAATCGGGTACGAGATCGCGGCCGGCCTGGGCGCCCTCGGCTGGAGCGTCGGCGTCGGCGCCCGCGACGGGCAGCGCCGCGACACCGCGGTGGAGAAGCTGCGCGCGGCCGGCGTCGACGCGTTCGGCGTACCCCTCGACGTGACCGACGACGCCAGCGTGGCCGCCGCCGTCGAGGTGGTCACCGAACGCGCCGGCCGCCTCGACGTGCTCGTCAACAACGCCGCGGTCACCGGCGGCATGCCGCAACACCCCACCACGGTGGACCTGGCGGCGGTCCAATTGGCCGTGGAGACCAACGTTCTCGGCGTCATCCGGGTCACCAACGCGATGCTGCCCCTGCTGCGCCGGTCGGCCTCGCCCCGGATCGTGAACATGTCCAGCAGCGTCGGCTCCCTCACCCGGCAGACCAGCTCCGCCGGGGCCGACGTCATCGGCCCGCTGTCGGCCGCGTACTCGCCCTCCAAGACGTTCCTCAACGCCGTCACCATCCAGTACGCCAAGGAACTGCGCGACACCCCCATCCTGATCAACGCCGGCTGTCCCGGCTTCGTCGCGACCGACCTCAACGGCCACCGCGGCGTGCGTACCCCCGAGCAGGGCGCGGCGGTCGCGATCCGGCTCGCGACGCTCCCCGACGGCGGCCCGACCGGCGAGTTCTTCGAGGACGCGGGGGTGGTGCCCTGGTGA
- a CDS encoding LysR family transcriptional regulator, whose product METRELRYFVAVAEELHFGRAAQRLGIAQPPLSRAIGQLERRLGVELLARTSRVVALTEAGAVLLREARAALDAVAAAERRTRRAAQATTGQPGLVLAAKAGASGELLSQLLRAYAAEPDAATVEVLLCGIAEQERLLRDGRADVALLHRPYDSTVGLDTEELRTEGQVAVLPAGHPLTGRSHLRMADVTGLPDLPTPRWPCPDGAYEDGPGPQVRDATQLYQLIALGRATAVMPESCRAQLRDDLAAVPVVDAPPVTTVIAWPPHSRSRALAQLIRTATRL is encoded by the coding sequence ATGGAGACCCGGGAATTGCGGTATTTCGTGGCCGTCGCCGAGGAGTTGCACTTCGGCCGCGCCGCCCAGCGGCTCGGGATCGCGCAGCCGCCGCTGTCGAGGGCGATCGGGCAACTCGAACGCCGGCTCGGGGTGGAGTTGCTGGCCCGGACGAGCCGCGTCGTGGCGCTGACCGAGGCGGGCGCGGTGCTGCTGCGCGAGGCCCGCGCCGCTCTGGACGCGGTGGCGGCGGCCGAACGTCGGACCCGCCGGGCCGCCCAGGCGACGACCGGCCAACCCGGCCTGGTCCTCGCAGCGAAGGCCGGCGCGTCCGGTGAACTGCTGTCCCAGTTGCTGCGGGCGTACGCCGCCGAGCCCGACGCGGCCACCGTCGAGGTGCTGCTGTGCGGGATCGCCGAGCAGGAACGGCTGCTGCGGGACGGGCGCGCCGACGTGGCGTTGCTGCACCGGCCGTATGACTCCACGGTCGGACTGGACACCGAGGAGCTGCGCACCGAGGGGCAGGTCGCGGTCCTGCCGGCCGGACATCCCCTCACCGGCCGGTCCCACCTGCGGATGGCGGACGTCACGGGGCTCCCGGACCTGCCGACGCCCCGCTGGCCCTGCCCCGATGGCGCCTACGAGGACGGCCCGGGTCCGCAGGTGCGCGACGCCACGCAGCTGTACCAGCTGATCGCGCTCGGCAGGGCCACGGCGGTGATGCCGGAGTCCTGCCGTGCCCAGTTGCGCGACGACCTGGCGGCCGTGCCCGTCGTGGACGCGCCGCCCGTCACGACCGTCATCGCGTGGCCGCCACACAGCCGGTCCCGGGCCCTGGCCCAGCTGATCCGGACCGCGACGCGCCTCTAA
- a CDS encoding sensor histidine kinase: MRTKINWLLGVPATCLIALGTILAWGRAGWLVVPSAIAVLGLNAIVLEHTREKTARLEGPARENAARRGGPAGDTGSRTAQGPAVGQVAALLAVTASGTTLFAGTGWFGVTLPAGARAGENAVAGIVGLIEVVALLLVLFLAVRRAPVRQAWLAGVLLGAAVALWPARFLGFTGGGLLACAFWAMAGALSATVGLYLRALDAHRVRSVALARREQRLALAADLHDYVAHDLSEMVALAQAGQFVPAEAAPALFEQVEQAGIRALASMDRTVGVLHSGEDQSVAPVPDLADLPATIDRFARSTDGVVDADLGPVDALPREVTGTAYRIVVEGLTNIRRHAPHAGRVRVSARVHGRELRVAVTDDGGGGTVSERRGGLGLVGLTARVEALGGTLTAGPDGPGWRIAARLPVGAA; the protein is encoded by the coding sequence ATGCGGACGAAGATCAACTGGCTACTGGGTGTGCCGGCGACGTGCCTGATCGCGCTGGGCACGATCCTCGCCTGGGGGCGAGCAGGCTGGCTGGTGGTGCCATCGGCCATCGCCGTGCTCGGGTTGAACGCGATCGTCCTGGAGCACACGCGGGAGAAGACGGCTCGGCTCGAGGGCCCCGCGCGGGAGAACGCCGCCCGGCGCGGCGGCCCGGCGGGGGACACGGGCAGCCGGACGGCCCAGGGCCCGGCGGTGGGTCAGGTCGCGGCGCTTCTCGCCGTCACCGCCTCCGGCACGACGCTGTTCGCCGGTACCGGCTGGTTCGGCGTGACCCTGCCGGCCGGAGCCCGGGCCGGTGAGAACGCCGTCGCCGGCATCGTCGGGCTCATCGAGGTCGTCGCGCTGCTGTTGGTGCTGTTCCTCGCGGTCCGCCGGGCACCGGTCCGGCAGGCGTGGCTGGCCGGCGTGCTCCTCGGCGCGGCCGTGGCACTGTGGCCGGCCCGGTTCCTCGGGTTCACGGGCGGCGGGCTGCTGGCCTGCGCGTTCTGGGCCATGGCCGGGGCACTGTCCGCCACGGTCGGCCTCTACCTGCGGGCCCTCGACGCGCACCGTGTCCGGTCCGTGGCCCTCGCCCGGCGCGAGCAGCGGCTGGCCCTGGCCGCCGACCTGCACGACTACGTCGCGCACGACCTGAGCGAGATGGTCGCCCTCGCCCAGGCCGGCCAGTTCGTGCCGGCCGAGGCGGCACCGGCCCTTTTCGAGCAGGTCGAACAGGCCGGCATCCGGGCACTCGCCTCGATGGACCGCACGGTCGGCGTGCTGCACTCCGGCGAGGACCAGTCCGTCGCCCCGGTGCCCGACCTGGCCGACCTGCCGGCGACGATCGACCGCTTCGCCCGAAGCACCGACGGGGTGGTGGACGCGGACCTCGGGCCCGTCGACGCGCTGCCACGGGAGGTGACGGGCACGGCGTACCGCATCGTGGTGGAGGGTCTGACCAATATCAGGCGGCACGCGCCGCACGCCGGCAGAGTGCGGGTGAGCGCGCGGGTGCACGGCCGCGAGCTGCGGGTGGCGGTGACCGACGACGGGGGAGGCGGGACGGTGAGTGAGCGGCGCGGTGGGCTGGGCCTGGTGGGACTGACCGCGAGGGTCGAGGCGCTCGGCGGCACGCTCACCGCCGGGCCGGACGGTCCCGGCTGGCGGATCGCGGCACGGCTCCCGGTGGGTGCGGCATGA
- a CDS encoding response regulator — MIRVLLADDQANIRGAFRIILDAQPDITVVAEAGDGHSAVEQARHLRPDVVLADIRMPGLDGLEVTRLLAGPGVADPLRVVVVTTFDLDEYVHTALRNGASGFLLKRSSPTLLAEAVRAAVAGDALISPQVTVRLLRQLSAPRAAEPAEALTAREAEITTLVGGGATNNEIAAELFISAGTVKNHLANIQRKLAVRNRVGIAAWAWDKGR, encoded by the coding sequence ATGATCCGGGTGCTGCTCGCCGACGACCAGGCGAACATCCGCGGCGCGTTCCGGATCATCCTCGACGCCCAGCCCGACATCACGGTGGTGGCCGAGGCCGGCGACGGGCACTCGGCGGTCGAGCAGGCCCGGCACCTGCGGCCCGACGTGGTGCTCGCCGACATCCGGATGCCCGGCCTCGACGGCCTGGAGGTCACCCGGCTGCTGGCCGGCCCCGGCGTCGCCGACCCGCTCCGGGTCGTGGTGGTCACGACCTTCGACCTCGACGAGTACGTGCACACCGCGCTGCGCAACGGCGCGTCCGGCTTCCTGCTCAAGCGGTCCAGTCCCACGCTGCTCGCCGAGGCGGTGCGGGCGGCCGTCGCAGGGGACGCCCTGATCAGCCCACAGGTGACAGTGCGGCTGCTCCGCCAGCTCAGCGCGCCCCGGGCCGCCGAGCCGGCCGAGGCGCTCACCGCCCGGGAGGCTGAGATCACCACCCTGGTCGGCGGGGGCGCGACGAACAACGAGATCGCCGCAGAACTGTTCATCTCCGCGGGCACGGTCAAAAACCACCTGGCGAACATCCAACGCAAGCTCGCGGTCCGCAACCGGGTCGGCATCGCGGCCTGGGCGTGGGACAAGGGGCGCTGA